The following proteins are co-located in the Spirosoma montaniterrae genome:
- the rpsG gene encoding 30S ribosomal protein S7 — MRKAKPPKRYVLPDPKYKEVLVTKFVNNLMYEGKKSLAYAIFYDALDVVAKRTNESGLDTWKKALNNVMPSVEVKSRRVGGATFQVPTEVRADRKVAVGMKWLIRYARSRGEKTMVDRLAAEIVAASKGEGAAVKKKDDTHRMAEANKAFSHFRF; from the coding sequence ATGAGAAAGGCGAAACCGCCCAAGCGTTACGTACTACCCGATCCTAAGTATAAGGAGGTACTCGTAACCAAGTTTGTTAACAACCTGATGTATGAAGGCAAGAAAAGCCTGGCATACGCAATTTTCTACGACGCCCTTGATGTGGTTGCCAAGCGCACCAATGAGAGCGGTCTTGATACGTGGAAGAAGGCATTGAACAATGTAATGCCCTCAGTTGAAGTAAAAAGCCGTCGTGTTGGTGGAGCTACCTTCCAGGTGCCGACCGAAGTACGGGCAGACCGGAAGGTCGCGGTAGGCATGAAATGGCTGATCCGGTATGCTCGTTCGCGGGGTGAAAAAACAATGGTTGACCGGCTTGCTGCTGAAATCGTTGCAGCCTCGAAAGGCGAAGGTGCAGCCGTGAAAAAGAAGGATGATACGCACCGTATGGCAGAAGCCAACAAGGCGTTCTCGCACTTCCGGTTCTAA
- the rpoC gene encoding DNA-directed RNA polymerase subunit beta', which translates to MSFKKNKKLNSDFQSVTISLASPESILESSYGEVTQPETINYRTYKPEMGGLFCERIFGPVKDWECHCGKYKRIRYKGIICDRCGVEVTEKKVRRERMGHIELVVPVAHIWYFRSLPNKIGYLLGLSTKKLDQVIYYERYVVVQPGVKAEDGINQLDFLTEDEYLDIIDKLPETNQRLDDKDPNKFIAKMGAEALEMLLSRLQLDELSYQLRHAAATDTSQQRKAEALKRLKVVEAFREANGRIENRPEWMVIKMVPVIPPELRPLVPLDGGRFATSDLNDLYRRVIIRNNRLKRLIEIKAPEVILRNEKRMLQEAVDSLFDNSRKVNAVRSEGNRALKSLSDMLKGKQGRFRQNLLGKRVDYSGRSVIVVGPELKLHECGLPKDMAAELFKPFVIRKLIERGIVKTVKSAKKIVDRKDPVIWDILENVLKGHPVLLNRAPTLHRLGIQAFQPKLIEGKAIQLHPLVCTAFNADFDGDQMAVHVPLGQEAVLEASLLMLASHNILNPANGAPITVPSQDMVLGLYYVTKGRKSIPEYPITGEGMMFYGAEEVIIGINEGKVSKHANIKCRVKVRDENGQLVEKVIDTVAGRLLFNQAVPEEVGFINELLTKKKLQQIIAQIFKISGGARTAQFLDEIKELGFQMAFKGGLSIGLSDVMIPEAKQGLVEEAKAEVQSVWDNYLMGLITENERYNQVIDIWTRVNSRLTETLMKQLEADQGGFNSIYMMMHSGARGSREQIRQLGGMRGLMAKPQKNLQGSVGEIIENPILSNFKEGLDVLEYFISTHGARKGLADTALKTADAGYLTRRLHDVAQDVIISEDDCGTLRGLQVSALKDNEDIVEPLSERILGRTTVHDIYDPLLKGEDGKPLLILASGELITEEVAAAIDETSIETVEIRSVLTCESRQGVCAKCYGRNLATGRMVDIGEAVGVIASQSIGEPGTQLTLRTFHVGGTASNIAVDASIKAKFDGLIEFEEMRTVESEDAEGNPQTVVMGRSGEVRIVNPDDRNVVLISNNVPYGAFLRVKDGDTVKKGDDICAWDPYNAVILSELTGTLTFDAIEDGVTYREEFDEQTGFQEMVIIESRDKAKNPAIVVQGTTTLSLHLPDTDANGLVQKSYNLPVGSRLVVKAGQKIKAGQPLAKIPRNVGKTRDITGGLPRVTELFEARNPSNPAVVSEIDGVVTYGAIKRGNREIFIESKDGTKKKYLVPLSKFILVQDNDFVRAGAPLSDGAITPSDILAIKGPTAVQEYLVNEIQEVYRLQGVKINDKHIEAIVRQMMQKVEIIDSGDTNFLEGQVVDKWAFREENDKVLDAKVVMDAGDSTNFKPGMIVTSRQLRDENSSLKRRDQALVTVRDAMAAVSQPTLMGITQSSLGTDSFISAASFQETTKVLSEASIRGKRDMLEGLKENVIVGHLIPAGTGIRRYQNTIVGSKEELETITESREQFARSKKRATV; encoded by the coding sequence ATGTCGTTCAAAAAGAACAAGAAACTCAATAGCGACTTCCAGAGCGTGACGATCAGCCTGGCGTCGCCGGAGTCTATTTTGGAGAGTTCCTACGGCGAAGTGACACAGCCGGAGACGATTAACTACCGGACTTATAAACCCGAAATGGGCGGCTTATTCTGTGAGCGCATCTTCGGGCCGGTGAAGGACTGGGAATGTCACTGCGGCAAGTATAAGCGGATTCGCTATAAAGGCATCATCTGCGACCGCTGCGGTGTTGAGGTAACGGAGAAAAAAGTGCGCCGGGAGCGTATGGGCCACATCGAACTGGTGGTGCCTGTGGCGCATATCTGGTACTTCCGTTCCCTGCCGAATAAAATCGGATACCTGCTGGGGCTATCGACCAAGAAGCTCGATCAGGTTATCTATTACGAACGGTACGTGGTTGTTCAGCCGGGTGTCAAAGCCGAAGATGGTATCAACCAGCTCGACTTCCTGACCGAAGACGAATACCTCGATATTATCGACAAACTGCCGGAAACCAACCAACGGCTCGACGACAAAGACCCGAACAAATTCATCGCCAAGATGGGGGCCGAAGCGTTGGAAATGCTGCTGTCGCGGTTGCAGTTAGACGAACTGTCGTACCAACTGCGTCATGCAGCGGCTACCGATACGTCGCAGCAACGGAAGGCCGAGGCTTTGAAGCGGCTGAAAGTGGTTGAAGCGTTCCGCGAAGCCAATGGCCGCATCGAGAACCGCCCCGAGTGGATGGTAATCAAGATGGTGCCGGTGATTCCGCCCGAACTGCGCCCGCTCGTCCCGCTGGATGGTGGCCGGTTTGCTACGTCGGATTTGAACGACTTGTACCGTCGGGTTATCATTCGGAACAATCGTCTGAAGCGGCTTATCGAAATCAAGGCACCCGAAGTAATTCTCCGCAATGAAAAGCGGATGTTACAGGAAGCCGTCGATTCGCTCTTCGACAACTCGCGGAAAGTAAACGCCGTTCGGTCGGAAGGCAACCGTGCCCTGAAGTCGCTGTCTGACATGCTGAAAGGTAAGCAGGGCCGTTTCCGGCAAAACCTGCTCGGTAAGCGTGTCGACTACTCTGGTCGTTCGGTTATCGTGGTTGGTCCCGAACTGAAGCTGCACGAATGCGGTCTGCCAAAAGACATGGCGGCTGAGTTATTCAAGCCGTTCGTGATTCGGAAGCTCATCGAGCGGGGTATCGTGAAAACGGTGAAGTCGGCGAAGAAAATCGTTGACCGCAAAGACCCCGTAATCTGGGACATTCTGGAAAACGTGCTGAAAGGTCACCCGGTTCTGCTGAACCGTGCTCCAACGCTGCACCGTTTAGGTATTCAGGCATTCCAGCCGAAGCTGATCGAAGGCAAAGCCATTCAGTTGCACCCGCTCGTGTGTACGGCGTTCAACGCTGACTTCGATGGCGACCAAATGGCCGTTCACGTGCCACTGGGTCAGGAAGCCGTATTGGAAGCGTCGTTGCTCATGCTGGCATCGCACAATATTCTGAACCCTGCCAACGGAGCACCGATCACCGTACCATCGCAAGACATGGTACTGGGTCTGTACTATGTAACGAAGGGGCGCAAAAGCATTCCTGAGTACCCAATTACGGGCGAAGGTATGATGTTCTATGGTGCCGAAGAAGTTATCATTGGCATCAACGAGGGTAAAGTTTCGAAGCACGCCAATATTAAGTGCCGGGTGAAAGTCCGGGATGAAAACGGGCAACTGGTTGAGAAAGTGATCGATACGGTAGCCGGTCGGTTGTTGTTCAATCAGGCTGTTCCTGAGGAAGTTGGCTTCATCAACGAACTGCTGACGAAAAAGAAACTGCAACAGATCATCGCCCAGATCTTCAAGATTTCGGGGGGGGCTCGCACGGCGCAGTTCCTCGATGAAATCAAAGAACTCGGCTTCCAGATGGCTTTCAAAGGCGGTCTGTCGATTGGTCTGAGCGACGTGATGATTCCTGAAGCCAAGCAGGGTCTGGTTGAAGAAGCCAAAGCCGAAGTGCAGAGCGTTTGGGACAACTACCTGATGGGTCTGATTACCGAAAACGAACGCTACAACCAGGTTATCGACATCTGGACGCGGGTAAACTCGCGCCTGACCGAAACGCTGATGAAGCAGCTCGAAGCCGATCAGGGGGGTTTCAATTCGATCTACATGATGATGCACTCCGGTGCCCGTGGTTCGCGCGAACAGATTCGTCAGTTGGGCGGTATGCGGGGACTCATGGCGAAGCCGCAGAAAAACCTGCAAGGCTCGGTAGGCGAGATTATCGAAAACCCGATTCTGTCGAACTTCAAAGAAGGTCTCGACGTATTGGAGTACTTTATCTCGACGCACGGTGCGCGGAAAGGTCTGGCCGATACAGCTCTGAAAACTGCCGATGCCGGTTATCTGACCCGCCGTCTGCACGACGTGGCGCAGGACGTTATCATCAGTGAAGACGACTGCGGTACGCTGCGGGGCTTACAAGTGTCGGCGTTGAAAGACAACGAAGACATCGTAGAGCCGCTGTCGGAGCGGATTCTGGGCCGGACAACGGTACACGATATTTATGATCCGCTGCTGAAAGGCGAAGATGGTAAACCATTGCTGATTCTGGCGTCGGGTGAACTGATTACGGAAGAAGTGGCCGCTGCCATTGACGAAACGAGCATCGAAACGGTTGAAATCCGGTCGGTTCTGACCTGCGAATCGCGGCAGGGCGTATGTGCCAAGTGCTACGGTCGCAACCTGGCAACGGGCCGTATGGTCGACATCGGCGAAGCGGTAGGCGTTATTGCCTCGCAGTCGATTGGTGAGCCGGGTACGCAGCTTACCCTCCGTACATTCCACGTGGGTGGTACTGCCTCGAACATTGCGGTCGATGCATCGATTAAAGCGAAGTTCGACGGCTTGATCGAGTTCGAGGAAATGCGGACGGTTGAGTCGGAAGACGCCGAAGGCAATCCACAAACGGTTGTGATGGGCCGCTCGGGCGAAGTTCGGATTGTTAATCCCGACGACCGCAACGTGGTGTTAATCAGCAACAACGTTCCATATGGCGCGTTCCTGCGGGTGAAAGACGGCGACACGGTGAAGAAAGGCGACGACATTTGCGCCTGGGACCCTTACAACGCCGTTATTCTGTCGGAACTGACCGGTACATTAACGTTCGACGCTATCGAAGATGGTGTTACCTACCGCGAAGAATTCGACGAACAGACGGGCTTCCAGGAGATGGTAATCATCGAAAGCCGCGACAAGGCGAAGAACCCGGCCATTGTGGTTCAGGGCACAACGACGCTGTCGCTGCACCTGCCCGATACCGATGCAAATGGCCTGGTGCAGAAGAGCTACAACCTGCCGGTTGGTTCGCGCTTAGTCGTGAAAGCGGGTCAGAAAATCAAAGCGGGTCAGCCGCTGGCGAAGATTCCGCGTAACGTGGGTAAAACCCGCGACATTACCGGTGGTCTGCCGCGTGTGACCGAACTCTTTGAAGCTCGTAACCCGTCGAACCCGGCGGTCGTCTCAGAAATCGACGGAGTGGTAACGTATGGAGCCATCAAGCGTGGTAACCGCGAAATCTTCATCGAGTCGAAAGACGGCACGAAGAAGAAGTACCTCGTACCGCTGTCCAAGTTCATTCTTGTGCAGGACAACGACTTTGTTCGGGCTGGTGCTCCGCTATCAGATGGTGCCATTACGCCGAGCGATATTCTGGCGATCAAAGGCCCGACTGCCGTTCAGGAGTATTTAGTGAACGAAATTCAGGAAGTTTACCGCCTGCAAGGGGTGAAAATCAACGATAAGCACATCGAAGCCATTGTGCGGCAGATGATGCAGAAAGTGGAGATCATCGACTCGGGCGATACCAATTTCCTCGAAGGTCAGGTAGTGGATAAGTGGGCGTTCCGTGAAGAAAACGACAAAGTTCTCGACGCGAAAGTAGTTATGGATGCTGGCGATTCGACCAACTTCAAGCCGGGTATGATTGTCACGAGCCGTCAGCTCCGCGATGAAAACTCCAGCCTGAAACGCCGTGATCAGGCCCTCGTAACCGTTCGCGACGCAATGGCCGCCGTTTCGCAGCCGACCTTGATGGGTATTACGCAATCGTCGCTGGGTACGGATAGTTTCATCTCGGCGGCTTCATTCCAGGAAACGACGAAAGTGTTGAGCGAAGCCTCGATTCGGGGTAAGCGCGACATGCTCGAAGGGTTGAAAGAAAACGTGATCGTAGGTCACTTGATTCCAGCCGGTACAGGTATCCGTCGTTACCAGAACACGATTGTTGGCTCGAAAGAGGAGCTGGAAACCATCACCGAATCGCGCGAACAGTTCGCCCGCAGCAAGAAACGGGCAACGGTGTAG
- the rpsL gene encoding 30S ribosomal protein S12 produces MPTIQQLVRKGREKLVDKSKSPALDSCPQRRGVCTRVYTTTPKKPNSALRKVARVRLSHGKEVNAYIPGEGHNLQEHSIVLVRGGRVKDLPGVRYHIVRGALDTAGVNGRLQSRSKYGAKRPKPGQAPAAGKGAPAKGKKK; encoded by the coding sequence ATGCCTACCATACAACAACTGGTGCGCAAGGGTCGTGAAAAGCTGGTCGATAAGTCAAAATCGCCTGCTTTAGATTCCTGCCCCCAACGTCGGGGTGTTTGCACGCGTGTGTACACCACGACCCCGAAGAAGCCTAATTCGGCTCTTCGCAAAGTTGCACGTGTGCGTTTGTCGCACGGTAAAGAAGTGAACGCCTATATTCCGGGCGAAGGCCACAACCTTCAGGAGCACTCTATTGTACTGGTGCGTGGTGGTCGGGTTAAAGACTTGCCAGGTGTGCGTTACCACATTGTTCGGGGCGCGCTCGATACGGCTGGTGTAAACGGTCGTTTGCAGAGCCGCTCGAAATACGGTGCCAAACGTCCGAAACCAGGTCAGGCTCCGGCGGCTGGCAAAGGTGCTCCGGCCAAAGGAAAGAAAAAATAA
- a CDS encoding nucleotidyltransferase family protein yields the protein MINPFLQSYQNQLVSLCRRYAVVRLYAFGSVTTTNFDEELSDVDLVVELPESLAPEQKGETYFNLLFDLERLFNRRVDLLMNPSFRNPYFAHAVEKSKELVYAA from the coding sequence ATGATTAATCCATTTCTACAATCTTATCAAAATCAGCTCGTCAGCTTGTGTCGAAGATATGCTGTAGTGCGGTTGTACGCGTTTGGCTCAGTGACAACAACTAACTTTGATGAAGAGCTTAGTGATGTTGATTTGGTAGTAGAACTACCGGAGAGTTTGGCTCCTGAACAAAAAGGAGAGACCTATTTCAATTTGTTGTTTGATTTGGAGCGTTTGTTTAATCGAAGAGTTGATCTGCTAATGAACCCGTCTTTTCGTAATCCCTATTTTGCCCATGCCGTAGAGAAATCAAAAGAGTTAGTTTATGCAGCGTGA
- a CDS encoding DUF3467 domain-containing protein: protein MNPQQNPDGSIDVELSDEIAEGVYANLAMIAHSNSEFILDFIRLMPGVPKAKVKARIILTPEHAKRLLEALRENISRYEESFGGISEPNDTFRFPPSGFGGPVGQA, encoded by the coding sequence ATGAACCCACAACAAAATCCTGACGGTTCGATTGATGTCGAACTGAGTGACGAAATTGCCGAGGGCGTTTACGCCAATCTGGCAATGATCGCCCATTCCAACAGCGAGTTTATTCTTGACTTTATTCGTCTGATGCCCGGTGTGCCGAAAGCAAAGGTAAAAGCCCGCATCATCCTTACTCCCGAACACGCCAAACGGCTCCTTGAAGCCCTGCGCGAGAACATCAGCCGCTACGAAGAGTCTTTTGGGGGTATCAGCGAGCCGAATGATACGTTTCGCTTCCCTCCAAGCGGTTTTGGCGGACCAGTAGGGCAAGCGTAA
- a CDS encoding DUF86 domain-containing protein: MQRDIRKYLTDIAIHIDYIDIFLGGNRDFKIYEKDLATQYAVERALGIIGEAVNQLRKTDATINISGMNHIVGLRNILIHAYDSINNAIVWSVIVNHLPVLKMEVTALLEELESK, from the coding sequence ATGCAGCGTGATATACGAAAATATCTAACCGACATAGCTATTCATATAGATTACATCGACATTTTCTTAGGTGGAAACCGTGATTTCAAAATCTACGAGAAAGATTTGGCTACTCAATACGCTGTTGAGCGAGCATTAGGTATAATTGGTGAAGCCGTTAATCAATTACGTAAGACGGATGCTACTATCAACATCAGTGGTATGAACCATATTGTCGGTTTACGGAATATATTGATCCATGCCTACGATTCTATTAACAACGCAATTGTTTGGAGTGTAATCGTTAATCATCTGCCAGTACTCAAAATGGAGGTGACTGCGCTATTAGAAGAATTGGAAAGCAAATAG
- the rpoB gene encoding DNA-directed RNA polymerase subunit beta, producing the protein MATNAKISTRKNFATIQPVIGYPDFLDIQVKSFKDFFQLDTPSNQRSEEGLFKVFQENFPISDSRENFKLEFIDYLVDPPKYSVDESIDRGLTYSVPLKAKLRLSNNDPDNEDFETIEQEVFLGNIPYMTEKGSFVINGAERVIVSQLHRSPGVFFSMSKHTNGTKLYSARIIPFKGSWIEFSTDVNNVMYAYIDRKKKFPVTTLLRAIGFGSDKDILDLFGLSEEVPATPANLKKAIGRRLAARVLRTWTEDFVDEDTGEVVSISRNEVLLERDSAISADDIDTIMESGQKSVILHKEDMNMADYNIIYNTLQKDSSNSEKEAVEQIYRQLRNADAPDEQTAREIIQSLFFSDKRYDLGDVGRYRINKKLQLDISADMKVLTTEDIVSIVKYLIGLINSKAVVDDIDHLSNRRVRTVGEQLYAQFGVGLARMARTIKERMNVRDNEDFKPVDLINARTLSSVINSFFGTNQLSQFMDQTNPLAEVTHKRRMSALGPGGLSRERAGFEVRDVHYTHYGRLCTIETPEGPNIGLISSLCVYAKINSMGFIETPYRIIENGKVSMDKPVMYLTAEEEDTHYIAQANAAIDNKGNFQVDRLKARFEGDFPIAEPGNVTFMDIAPNQIVSVAASMIPFLEHDDANRALMGSNMQRQAVPLLRPEAPIVGTGLEGRVAVDSRALVIAEADGVVEFVDSTKIVVRYDLDDDQMAVTFDEDVKTYNLIKFRRTNQDTCINLKPTVLKGQRLKKNDVLCEGYATQAGELALGRNMKVAFMPWQGYNFEDAIVISERVVREDIFTSIHIEEFELEVRDTKRGEEELTSEIPNVSEETVRNLDENGIVRVGTEVKEGDILIGKITPKGESDPTPEEKLLRAIFGDKAGDVKDASKKAPPSLKGVVIDTKLFARPAKEDRGKHKDEVKALMKKYGRELNDFRARMIDKLVTLLDGKTSQGVKHKFGDEVVSKGVKFNRKNITDNLFPDKNPYRDESGYAVPEEVNLLVDVNLEGWTDDDKLNQMVLQLVKNYNNRRSEITGRFKRERFTLEVGDELPAGIVKLAKVYIAKKRKLKVGDKMAGRHGNKGVVARIVRDEDMPFLEDGTPVDIVLNPLGVPSRMNLGQIYETVLAWAGQKLGRKYATPIFDGATEQQVVDELDAAGLPSFGRTFLYNGLTGERFDQKVTVGIIYMLKLGHLVDDKMHARSIGPYSLITQQPLGGKAQFGGQRFGEMEVWALEAFGASNILQEILTVKSDDVVGRAKAYEAIVKGENLPKPNIPESFNVLVHELRGLALEITLE; encoded by the coding sequence TTGGCTACAAACGCGAAAATCAGTACGCGCAAAAACTTTGCGACGATTCAGCCAGTGATCGGATACCCAGATTTTCTGGACATCCAAGTGAAATCCTTCAAAGATTTTTTCCAGCTTGACACCCCGTCGAATCAACGTTCGGAGGAAGGGCTGTTCAAGGTTTTTCAGGAAAATTTCCCGATCTCTGACTCCCGCGAGAATTTCAAGCTGGAGTTCATTGACTACCTCGTTGACCCTCCCAAATATTCGGTCGACGAGTCAATTGACCGGGGACTTACCTATTCAGTGCCGCTGAAAGCCAAACTGCGTCTGTCAAACAACGATCCTGATAATGAGGACTTTGAGACAATTGAGCAGGAGGTGTTTCTGGGCAACATCCCCTACATGACGGAAAAAGGCTCTTTCGTCATTAACGGGGCAGAGCGGGTGATTGTTTCACAATTGCACCGGTCGCCGGGCGTGTTCTTCTCCATGAGTAAGCACACAAATGGCACCAAGCTGTACTCGGCGCGGATTATTCCATTCAAAGGATCATGGATTGAATTCTCGACCGATGTTAACAATGTCATGTATGCATATATCGACCGGAAAAAGAAATTTCCGGTAACGACATTGCTGCGGGCTATTGGCTTCGGTTCAGACAAAGACATTCTCGATCTGTTTGGCCTGTCGGAAGAAGTTCCGGCAACGCCCGCCAACCTGAAAAAGGCGATTGGTCGGCGGTTGGCCGCCCGTGTATTGCGGACGTGGACGGAAGACTTTGTAGACGAAGACACCGGCGAGGTGGTTTCGATCAGCCGGAACGAAGTATTGCTGGAACGCGACTCGGCGATTTCGGCAGACGACATCGATACGATTATGGAATCGGGCCAAAAGTCGGTCATCCTGCATAAGGAAGACATGAACATGGCCGATTACAACATTATTTATAACACGCTGCAAAAAGATAGCTCGAACTCGGAGAAAGAAGCCGTTGAGCAAATCTATCGTCAGCTACGGAACGCCGACGCTCCCGACGAGCAAACCGCCCGTGAGATTATCCAAAGTCTGTTTTTCTCAGACAAGCGATATGACCTCGGCGACGTTGGCCGCTACCGGATCAATAAAAAACTTCAGCTTGATATATCGGCTGATATGAAAGTACTGACGACGGAAGACATTGTCTCTATCGTGAAGTACCTCATCGGTTTGATTAACTCGAAAGCTGTTGTCGATGATATTGACCACCTCAGCAACCGGCGCGTCCGGACGGTGGGCGAGCAGTTGTATGCACAGTTCGGCGTTGGTCTGGCCCGTATGGCCCGAACCATCAAAGAACGTATGAACGTGCGGGATAATGAGGATTTCAAACCTGTTGACCTGATTAATGCCCGAACACTGTCGTCGGTCATTAACTCATTCTTCGGTACGAACCAGTTGTCGCAGTTCATGGACCAGACCAATCCGCTGGCCGAAGTGACGCACAAGCGTCGGATGTCGGCACTGGGGCCGGGTGGTCTTAGCCGCGAACGGGCTGGTTTTGAGGTACGTGACGTACACTATACGCACTACGGTCGGTTGTGTACTATCGAAACGCCTGAAGGTCCAAACATCGGTCTGATTTCATCGCTCTGTGTTTATGCGAAGATCAACAGCATGGGCTTCATTGAAACCCCCTACCGGATCATTGAAAACGGAAAGGTATCGATGGATAAGCCGGTGATGTATCTGACTGCTGAAGAAGAAGATACGCACTACATTGCGCAGGCCAATGCTGCAATTGATAACAAAGGAAACTTCCAGGTTGACCGATTGAAAGCCCGCTTTGAAGGCGACTTCCCAATAGCCGAACCTGGCAACGTAACCTTCATGGACATTGCTCCGAACCAGATTGTATCGGTAGCTGCGTCGATGATTCCGTTCCTCGAACACGACGATGCTAACCGTGCCCTGATGGGATCGAACATGCAGCGTCAGGCCGTGCCGCTGCTCCGCCCCGAAGCTCCGATTGTGGGTACGGGTCTGGAAGGCCGCGTGGCTGTTGACTCGCGGGCGTTGGTCATTGCCGAAGCCGATGGTGTAGTTGAGTTCGTTGATTCGACCAAGATTGTGGTTCGCTACGATTTAGACGACGATCAGATGGCCGTTACGTTCGATGAGGACGTGAAGACCTACAACCTGATTAAATTCCGCCGAACCAACCAGGATACCTGCATCAATCTGAAACCAACCGTGCTGAAAGGTCAGCGGTTAAAGAAGAACGACGTTCTCTGCGAAGGCTATGCTACGCAGGCGGGTGAACTGGCTCTGGGTCGTAACATGAAAGTGGCTTTCATGCCGTGGCAGGGTTATAACTTCGAGGATGCTATCGTGATTTCGGAGCGGGTAGTGCGTGAAGATATTTTCACCTCAATCCACATCGAAGAGTTTGAACTCGAAGTGCGTGATACCAAGCGCGGGGAGGAAGAACTAACGTCGGAAATTCCGAACGTATCGGAAGAAACGGTACGCAACCTCGACGAGAACGGTATCGTGCGCGTCGGAACGGAGGTAAAAGAAGGTGATATCCTGATCGGTAAGATTACGCCGAAAGGAGAAAGCGACCCAACGCCGGAAGAAAAACTGCTGCGGGCCATCTTCGGTGATAAAGCCGGCGACGTGAAAGATGCCTCGAAGAAAGCACCGCCTTCGCTAAAAGGCGTGGTGATCGACACCAAGTTATTTGCGCGCCCGGCCAAAGAAGACCGGGGTAAGCACAAAGACGAGGTGAAGGCCCTGATGAAAAAGTACGGTCGTGAATTGAACGACTTCCGGGCGCGGATGATCGACAAACTGGTAACGCTGCTCGATGGCAAAACCAGTCAGGGCGTGAAGCATAAGTTTGGCGATGAGGTGGTTAGCAAAGGAGTGAAGTTCAACCGGAAAAACATTACGGACAACCTTTTCCCCGATAAGAACCCCTACCGCGATGAAAGCGGCTATGCCGTACCGGAAGAAGTGAATCTGCTGGTCGATGTCAACCTTGAGGGCTGGACCGACGACGATAAGCTGAATCAGATGGTGTTGCAGTTGGTGAAAAACTACAACAACCGTCGGAGCGAAATTACGGGTCGGTTCAAGCGGGAGCGGTTTACCCTCGAAGTGGGCGACGAACTGCCCGCAGGCATCGTGAAACTGGCTAAAGTGTATATCGCCAAGAAGCGGAAGCTGAAAGTGGGTGATAAGATGGCCGGTCGTCACGGTAACAAAGGGGTGGTTGCCCGGATTGTGCGCGATGAAGACATGCCGTTCCTCGAAGATGGAACCCCAGTCGATATTGTGCTTAACCCGCTGGGCGTACCAAGCCGGATGAACCTCGGTCAGATTTACGAAACCGTACTGGCTTGGGCTGGTCAGAAGCTGGGCCGCAAGTATGCAACGCCAATCTTCGACGGAGCTACCGAACAGCAGGTTGTCGATGAACTCGACGCAGCCGGTCTGCCGTCGTTTGGCCGGACATTCCTCTACAACGGTTTGACGGGCGAACGCTTCGATCAGAAAGTTACGGTAGGTATCATCTACATGCTCAAACTCGGCCACTTGGTTGACGATAAGATGCACGCCCGTTCGATTGGCCCGTACTCGCTCATTACGCAGCAGCCGCTGGGTGGTAAGGCGCAGTTTGGTGGTCAGCGGTTTGGTGAGATGGAAGTATGGGCGTTGGAAGCTTTCGGAGCCTCGAACATTCTACAGGAAATTCTGACCGTAAAATCCGACGACGTGGTGGGCCGGGCGAAGGCTTACGAAGCTATCGTGAAAGGTGAAAACCTGCCGAAGCCAAACATTCCCGAGTCGTTCAACGTACTCGTTCACGAGTTGCGTGGGCTTGCTCTTGAAATTACGTTAGAATAA